One region of Thunnus albacares chromosome 8, fThuAlb1.1, whole genome shotgun sequence genomic DNA includes:
- the LOC122987442 gene encoding RIIa domain-containing protein 1, whose protein sequence is MMAGKGGLTKLDVGVLSAEQQEKLRQFKIKTRIENEKYLKSHPEVEVLIGDFLRDVLLKRPVDIREFAADHFTNPNLHVVIGSKMEGNSDME, encoded by the exons ATGATGGCTGGAAAAGGCGGTTTGACGAAACTGGACGTTGGTGTCTTAAGCGCTGAGCAGCAAGAAAAACTGCGACAGTTCAAG ATCAAGACGAGAATCGAAAACGAGAAGTATTTGAAGTCGCATCCAGAAGTGGAGGTCCTGATAGGCGACTTTCTGAG AGACGTGCTTCTTAAAAGGCCTGTGGACATTCGTGAATTTGCTGCAG ATCACTTCACCAACCCAAACCTTCATGTGGTTATTGGCTCCAAAATGGAAGGAAACAGTGACATGGAGTGA